In Miscanthus floridulus cultivar M001 chromosome 5, ASM1932011v1, whole genome shotgun sequence, one genomic interval encodes:
- the LOC136455031 gene encoding protein phosphatase 2C 50-like, with protein MATACAGDAGAARPVGRAGGAEPDGSARAAAGMGGKRRSVYLSECVPLWGRATTRGHRKAMEDACSAAPPFADVPVRMLASARKLDALGRVGVDASAAMHLFGVYDGHGGSEVANYRRDRIHVVLREALSRAAAARGLSGSGELGAIQELWEKAFCECFQRVDDEVSGEASRFMFADGVSEARREPVAADDVGSTAVVALVCSSHVIVANCGDSRVVLCRRKEPMALSVDHKPDREDERARIEAAGGHIVNWHGHRVAGVLAMSRSIGDRYIKPFIIPKPEVRVVPRTNGDDCLILASDGLWDVVSNEDACRAARLHILRWHKKNDGTCFGEGGKPTISESDPASQAAAECLVRLALSRGSEDNITVIVIDLKRRKMHGQR; from the exons ATGGCGACGGCTTGCGCCGGCGACGCCGGGGCCGCGCGCCCGGTGGGACGCGCCGGTGGGGCCGAGCCTGACGGTagtgcccgcgccgccgccgggatGGGCGGCAAGCGGAGGAGCGTGTACCTCAGCGAGTGCGTGCCGTTGTGGGGTCGCGCCACTACGCGCGGCCACCGCAAAGCGATGGAGGACGCGTGCTCCGCCGCGCCGCCCTTCGCCGATGTGCCGGTGCGGATGCTTGCGAGCGCGCGCAAGCTGGACGCGCTCGGGCGGGTCGGCGTCGACGCCTCCGCCGCCATGCACCTGTTCGGCGTGTACGACGGGCACGGCGGTTCCGAG GTGGCCAACTACCGCCGGGACAGGATCCACGTCGTGCTGAGGGAGGCGCTGAGCAGAGCCGCGGCCGCGAGGGGGCTATCGGGATCGGGCGAGCTGGGGGCCATCCAGGAGCTCTGGGAGAAGGCCTTTTGCGAGTGTTTCCAGAGGGTGGACGACGAGGTGTCGGGGGAGGCAAGCAGGTTTATGTTCGCCGACGGCGTCAGCGAGGCCCGACGCGAACCAGTTGCCGCTGACGACGTCGGCTCCACCGCCGTTGTCGCGCTTGTCTGCTCTTCTCATGTCATAGTTGCCAACTGCGGAGATTCACGCGTGGTGCTCTGCCGCAGGAAGGAGCCCATGGCTCTGTCCGTCGATCACAAA CCCGACAGGGAAGATGAGCGTGCAAGGATTGAGGCCGCAGGAGGGCACATCGTCAACTGGCATGGTCATCGAGTCGCTGGCGTACTTGCTATGTCACGGTCAATCG GGGACAGATACATAAAACCATTCATCATTCCAAAGCCAGAAGTGAGAGTCGTTCCTCGCACAAATGGCGACGACTGTCTGATTCTAGCGAGCGATGGGCTGTGGGATGTCGTCTCAAATGAGGACGCATGCAGAGCTGCTCGCTTACATATCCTTCGGTGGCACAAGAAAAATGACGGCACGTGTTTCGGTGAAGGTGGTAAACCGACAATAAGCGAGAGCGACCCTGCTTCACAAGCAGCCGCGGAATGTCTTGTGAGGCTAGCTCTGTCGAGAGGGAGCGAGGACAATATCACTGTCATTGTGATCGACCTGAAACGACGGAAGATGCATGGTCAAAGATAA
- the LOC136452809 gene encoding KRR1 small subunit processome component-like, which yields MASEDEANAAAAVAEDAEAAEGRNWRRKGKHDKPKPWDEDPNIDRWKIEKFDPTWNEGGMLEVSSFSTLFPQYREKYLQETWPLVKGALKEHGISCELNLVEGSMTVSTTRKTRDPFIIIKAMELIKLLSRSVPVPQAIKILDDEMNCDIIKIGGLVRNKERFVKRRERLLGPNLSTLKAIEILTVCYILVQGNTVAAMGNYRGRGLKQVRRIVEDCIKNVKHPVYHIKELLIKRELAKNPALATENWDRFLPKFKKKNVKQKKPQTKEKKPYTPFPPPQQPSKIDLELENGEYFMSDKKKSAKKWQEKLEKQSGRAEENKRKREAAFVPPKENTAGPSESDKNASDNSEIADIAKSLKKKAKEFRKNEAQESVIAESYLASNDELRQKKKKKSTKSK from the exons ATGGCGTCGGAGGACGAAGCGAacgccgcggcggcggtggcggaggatgCCGAGGCGGCAGAGGGAAGGAACTGGCGGCGGAAGGGGAAGCACGACAAGCCCAAGCCGTGGGACGAGGACCCCAACATCGACCGCTGGAAGATCGAGAAGTTCGACCCTACCTGGAACGAGGGCGGCATGCTCGAAGTCAGCTCCTTCTCCACCCTCTTTCCCCAGTACCGAG AGAAGTACCTGCAGGAGACGTGGCCGCTCGTGAAGGGCGCATTGAAGGAGCACGGGATCTCGTGCGAGCTCAATTTG GTGGAGGGATCCATGACTGTTTCGACCACCAGGAAGACAAGGGACCCCTTCATTATTATCAAGGCCATGGAACTGATTAAGCTATTGTCCAGGAGCGTCCCTGTGCCTCAG GCAATCAAAATTCTTGATGATGAGATGAACTGTGATATTATTAAGATTGGTGGTCTTGTGAGAAATAAG GAACGATTTGTTAAAAGGAGGGAACGGCTTTTAGGTCCTAACTTGTCTACACTCAAG GCTATTGAGATTTTGACTGTCTGCTACATCTTAGTGcag GGAAATACTGTTGCAGCCATGGGCAACTATAGGGGAAGGGGACTGAAACAAGTGAGAAGGATTGTAGAGGATTGCATAAAGAATGTAAAGCATCCAGTGTACCACATCAAG GAACTACTAATCAAACGTGAGCTAGCAAAAAATCCTGCTCTAGCCACTGAAAACTGGGATAGATTTCTCCCAAAGTTCAAGAA GAAGAATGTCAAGCAGAAGAAGCCACAAACTAAGGAGAAGAAACCGTACACACCCTTTCCACCGCCTCAACAGCCTAGCAAG ATTGATCTTGAACTTGAGAATGGTGAGTATTTCATGAGTGacaaaaagaaatcagcaaagaAATGGCAAGAGAAGCTGGAGAAGCAATCTGGGAGAGCTgaagaaaacaaaagaaagagagaGGCTGCATTTGTTCCTCCAAAG GAGAACACTGCAGGTCCATCTGAATCTGACAAGAATGCCAGTGACAACAGTGAGATAGCTGATATAGCAAAGTCATTAAAG AAAAAGGCAAAGGAGTTTAGAAAGAACGAGGCCCAGGAGAGTGTCATAGCTGAATCATATCTCGCAAGTAATGATGAATTGcggcaaaaaaagaaaaagaaatcaactAAGTCCAAGTAG